A stretch of DNA from Campylobacter concisus:
GCTACAACGCCACAAGAGGGTAAATATAAAAAGTCGGCGATGTGGATTTACAGACTGAGGCTGAAACTGGAGCAAGTATATTTTACCGGAATAACACACAGGTGGCTGTAGATAGTATGAGCAGCAAAGATAATAAAAATAATAAAGACGATAAAAAAGAATGAGAACAGATATAAAAGTTTTGTTTAAGAACATTAATTTTAAAATGAGCATCATCTAAATTTTTTAGATATAATTACGCAAAAGTTATATTATTAAAATCAGGTAAAGGAACTCATGAAAAAAATATTTAAATTTCTATCTTTTTTAGTATTTATGCTATTTCTTACAGGATGTGCAAAAGATCTTATTATAAGCAATATGCCAAATTCAAATTTAAACTATCATGGCGATAATGTTCCTATAACTATCATAGCTTATAAATTAAGAGATGTGGCTAAATTTAAAGAAGCTAGCATTATCGATCTAGCCGAGAGAAATGGTGAAATACTAGGCTATGACAAGATTGACTCTATAAAAACACAAATTCAGCCAAATACAAATAGATATGCTTTTACAAATGTATATCCTGACGAGGTTCCGTATGTTGGTATTTTGGTACTTTATGCTGATCAGAGCAAGACAAATATCAAGGCTTACAAAGCCACAAAAGAGATAAAAGAAAAAAATATAGTTTTTGAAATAACAAAAAATGGCGTAAATGTTTTAGACGCTAGTAGCTCTAAAATACAAGCAAGCAAATAAAATGTCTGAAAAGCTAAAAGTCGTTTGGTATAACGGAATGAACGTTGATAAGGTTCATTTCGAGCAACAAGAAAGATATTTTGAGAGAAATTTAAACCTAAAAACCATCTATTCTTTTTCAAATTTATATGGCGTTTTAGATTTAGAAATTTCAAGCGATCTTTTGCTTCAAGGCAAAATAGGGCTAACTAAAATTTCTTGTATCTCTCAAGATGGTACGATTTTCAACGCGCCAGATCAAGATGAATTACCAGAGCCGCTTGAGATAAGCCCAAGTGAGCTAAACTCAGCCATTATAGTGCTAAAACTACCTATTAGCTCAGGTTTGGTCGATATTAGCTTGCAAAATAATTTACCAAACCTAAAATTTACAGCCAAGCAAGCACTTATTAGCTCAAGAGTGCATGATGAAGCTAGCAACGATATACTAAGTGAGTTAGACGATAAAGATGATTTTGAGCTATCTTCGGCCTTTACGCAAGATAAAGAAAATATAATCCTAGCGAGCCAAAGATCGTCTCTTGGAGTATTTGGCTCAAAGATGCCTTACGAGCTTAGCATACCAATTTGTAAAATAAAAAATATAGACCTAAACAAACAAATAACACTTGACGAAAAATTTATTCCAACTTGTATTGACATCAGTAAAAACACCTTTATAACAAATTTTATAGAGGAGCTTAGCTTTGCTACAAAGCAACATCAAGAGAGTTATTTTGGGTTGCTAGGAGGTATTAATCAAGCTAAAAATAGACTTGATTTTTCAACGTATTTAACACTAAATATGCTAAAAAAATGGCATTTAATATTCTCTTATTTGTCAAAGAAAGATAAATTTCACCCAGAGTATTTGTATGAAAAATTAGTTGATTTTCAGGCTGATCTGTTGGCACTTAGTCATGATAATAGTTTTAGTGAATTTATAGCCTACGATCACAATAACCTAACTCAAACTTTTGTACCTTTAATAAATAATCTAAGACTTTTGTTCTCACATATCTTATCTCCAAAATATATAATGGCACAGATTGTTAAAAATAATCACGGCTTTTATGACTGTATTTTTGATAATCCAAGTATTATTGAAAACTCAGAAATTTATTTTGCTATTCACAGTGATACGAAAAATGAGTATCTTCTTAAAAATTTCAAAGAGCAGTGCAAAATCCATACTCAATCAAATATAAAAGGCATAGTTTCTTCACAGCTAAGAGGTATAAACGTAGAGCAAATTTCTGTTGTT
This window harbors:
- the tssJ gene encoding type VI secretion system lipoprotein TssJ — protein: MKKIFKFLSFLVFMLFLTGCAKDLIISNMPNSNLNYHGDNVPITIIAYKLRDVAKFKEASIIDLAERNGEILGYDKIDSIKTQIQPNTNRYAFTNVYPDEVPYVGILVLYADQSKTNIKAYKATKEIKEKNIVFEITKNGVNVLDASSSKIQASK
- the tssK gene encoding type VI secretion system baseplate subunit TssK, translated to MSEKLKVVWYNGMNVDKVHFEQQERYFERNLNLKTIYSFSNLYGVLDLEISSDLLLQGKIGLTKISCISQDGTIFNAPDQDELPEPLEISPSELNSAIIVLKLPISSGLVDISLQNNLPNLKFTAKQALISSRVHDEASNDILSELDDKDDFELSSAFTQDKENIILASQRSSLGVFGSKMPYELSIPICKIKNIDLNKQITLDEKFIPTCIDISKNTFITNFIEELSFATKQHQESYFGLLGGINQAKNRLDFSTYLTLNMLKKWHLIFSYLSKKDKFHPEYLYEKLVDFQADLLALSHDNSFSEFIAYDHNNLTQTFVPLINNLRLLFSHILSPKYIMAQIVKNNHGFYDCIFDNPSIIENSEIYFAIHSDTKNEYLLKNFKEQCKIHTQSNIKGIVSSQLRGINVEQISVVPSTLPKLNDYIYYKIDKKDEIFKSFANQNVISVYITANLPNADIKMWALL